From Microbacterium invictum, the proteins below share one genomic window:
- a CDS encoding heavy-metal-associated domain-containing protein: protein MATTEFQVTGMTCGHCEKSVHGEVSKLSGVEGVDVSARTGKLIVSSSAPVDAAAVVAAVDEAGYQAVPA, encoded by the coding sequence ATGGCTACGACGGAGTTTCAGGTGACGGGCATGACCTGCGGGCATTGCGAGAAGTCGGTGCACGGTGAAGTATCCAAGCTCTCCGGCGTGGAGGGTGTGGACGTGAGTGCGCGGACCGGCAAGCTCATCGTGTCGTCTTCCGCGCCGGTCGACGCGGCCGCGGTGGTCGCGGCGGTCGATGAGGCCGGCTACCAGGCGGTACCGGCCTGA
- a CDS encoding F510_1955 family glycosylhydrolase, whose amino-acid sequence MRIRHRAATAIAAIITVPLAVAGCAAAPPSTGAEHASLPAHVHGIVIDRATGDLLLGAHDGIYTASATGDGFSRVGKVGFDAMGLTSTGDALIASGHPGPNAPEEWGEPNLGIIRSTDGGRTWDPVAFTGEKDFHALAAATDGTTYGIAVDSADLLRSNDAGATWELTGASPRALALTVDVDGRVIAGTPDGLKWSADRGESFAAWDGAPAMYTLAASPNGGLLVGVDANEQIWTTTAGATRWRPIGSVHGAAQAIAVTDAGDVIVVDDSGLTTLPSIGS is encoded by the coding sequence ATGCGCATTCGACACCGCGCGGCAACGGCCATCGCCGCAATCATCACCGTTCCTCTCGCTGTCGCCGGATGCGCTGCCGCGCCGCCGTCGACCGGAGCCGAACATGCCAGTCTTCCCGCCCATGTGCATGGGATCGTGATCGACCGGGCGACCGGCGATCTGTTGCTGGGCGCCCACGACGGGATCTACACGGCCTCAGCCACGGGCGATGGCTTCTCGCGTGTCGGGAAGGTCGGGTTTGACGCGATGGGACTGACGTCGACTGGCGATGCGCTCATCGCGTCGGGGCATCCGGGGCCGAACGCTCCGGAGGAATGGGGGGAACCGAACCTGGGGATCATCCGCAGCACGGATGGCGGCCGCACCTGGGATCCGGTGGCGTTCACGGGCGAAAAGGACTTCCACGCTCTCGCCGCCGCCACCGACGGCACCACCTACGGGATCGCGGTCGACAGTGCCGATTTGCTGCGCAGCAATGACGCAGGCGCTACCTGGGAGCTGACCGGCGCATCACCGCGGGCACTGGCGCTCACGGTGGACGTCGACGGTCGAGTCATCGCCGGCACGCCGGACGGGCTGAAATGGAGCGCAGACCGGGGCGAGTCGTTTGCAGCGTGGGACGGTGCCCCTGCGATGTACACGCTCGCCGCTTCGCCGAACGGTGGGTTGCTGGTCGGAGTCGACGCGAACGAGCAGATCTGGACGACCACCGCGGGCGCCACGCGGTGGCGCCCGATCGGATCCGTACACGGTGCCGCGCAAGCGATCGCTGTCACCGACGCCGGGGACGTGATCGTCGTCGACGACAGCGGCCTCACGACTCTTCCGTCGATTGGCTCCTGA
- a CDS encoding DUF305 domain-containing protein → MAAFAAAPIALALVLAGCSGTGNDSGTPGTTQGGGSSASPSVTVQGDFNMADSMFAMMMIPHHEQAIEMSDVILTKNDIDQRVLELAQQVKDAQGPEIELMQSWLDAWGVPSSGNMGGMDHGDGMMSQEDMGALDAADGPEAARLFLEQMIMHHEGAIEMAQAELEDGTNPDALALAQTIIDAQNAEIATMQDLLTRI, encoded by the coding sequence ATGGCCGCGTTCGCGGCCGCTCCGATCGCTCTCGCGCTGGTGCTCGCCGGCTGCTCTGGCACCGGGAACGACTCCGGAACCCCGGGGACGACCCAGGGTGGCGGGTCCTCGGCGTCGCCGTCCGTGACGGTGCAGGGCGATTTCAACATGGCGGACTCGATGTTCGCGATGATGATGATCCCGCATCACGAGCAGGCGATCGAGATGAGCGACGTGATCCTCACCAAGAACGACATCGACCAACGGGTGCTGGAACTTGCGCAACAGGTCAAGGACGCGCAGGGGCCGGAGATCGAGCTGATGCAGAGCTGGCTGGATGCGTGGGGGGTGCCATCGTCCGGGAACATGGGCGGCATGGACCACGGTGACGGGATGATGTCGCAAGAGGACATGGGCGCGTTGGATGCCGCCGACGGGCCGGAGGCGGCGCGCCTGTTTCTGGAGCAGATGATCATGCACCACGAGGGTGCGATTGAGATGGCGCAAGCTGAGCTCGAGGATGGCACCAACCCTGACGCGCTGGCCCTCGCGCAGACGATCATTGACGCGCAGAACGCCGAGATCGCCACGATGCAGGATCTGCTCACCCGGATCTGA
- a CDS encoding DUF6153 family protein, protein MTVRMSMRARWVKQLGGWSLPALLAALLITGLLGMHALSSTHGEAAIGSVTIADHGQVASSSDVEPDGSCSTCEADGGHDALLMACVLALLGTLLLAAVSNPGLLRPRGPTVVALSVRPTSSRRPKRPSLIELSISRT, encoded by the coding sequence ATGACTGTCAGAATGTCGATGCGTGCACGCTGGGTGAAGCAACTCGGCGGGTGGTCGCTTCCGGCGTTGCTCGCCGCATTGCTCATTACGGGACTTCTCGGCATGCACGCGCTGTCGTCGACGCACGGCGAAGCCGCGATCGGTTCGGTGACTATTGCTGACCACGGTCAGGTCGCGTCGTCGTCGGATGTTGAACCGGACGGCTCATGCTCGACGTGTGAGGCAGACGGTGGTCACGACGCGCTACTGATGGCCTGTGTCCTGGCCCTTCTCGGCACCCTGCTGCTGGCTGCGGTTTCAAACCCAGGTCTGCTGCGCCCTCGCGGTCCAACGGTCGTTGCCTTGTCAGTTCGACCAACCTCTTCGCGCCGGCCCAAGCGTCCGTCCCTCATAGAGCTGTCGATCAGTCGCACGTGA
- a CDS encoding arsenic resistance protein, whose protein sequence is MRAAIAWWERHQVVLYLVAIMVGAATGLLAPRLGPALELAITPVLGVLLYATFLGVPFARIGGAFRDGRFLGALLVVNFVLVPVVVFGLSRFVAGDQALLVGVLLVLLTPCVDYVVVFAGLAGGARDRLLAATPLLMILQILLLPPYLWLMAGPEVAAAWDVRPFVEAFLLLILLPLALATLTQLLAKRFRAGRAVERGMLALVVPLMMLTLAVVVGSQVFQVSGALGQLLTVVPIFIAFVLVVAPLGAFAGRRARLDVPGRRAIVFGAVTRNSLVVLPLALSLPASFALTPLVVVTQTLVELLAMVVMVALVPRLIRAPVGSSAGA, encoded by the coding sequence ATGCGGGCCGCTATCGCGTGGTGGGAGCGACATCAGGTCGTTCTCTATCTGGTGGCGATCATGGTTGGCGCGGCCACCGGGCTGCTCGCCCCACGCCTCGGTCCTGCGCTGGAGTTGGCGATCACCCCTGTGCTGGGGGTGCTGCTTTACGCGACGTTTCTGGGGGTGCCCTTCGCCAGGATCGGTGGTGCGTTCCGGGACGGTCGATTCCTCGGCGCGCTGTTGGTGGTGAACTTCGTCCTCGTTCCCGTCGTGGTGTTCGGGCTGAGCCGTTTCGTCGCCGGCGATCAGGCGCTCCTGGTTGGGGTGTTGCTGGTGCTGCTGACCCCGTGTGTGGACTACGTGGTCGTCTTCGCCGGTCTTGCCGGTGGGGCGCGCGACCGGCTGCTCGCCGCAACCCCGCTGCTGATGATCCTGCAGATCCTGCTGCTGCCGCCCTACCTGTGGTTGATGGCCGGCCCGGAAGTCGCCGCGGCGTGGGATGTGCGTCCGTTCGTGGAGGCGTTCCTGCTGCTAATCCTGCTCCCGCTGGCACTGGCGACGCTCACTCAACTTCTCGCCAAGCGGTTTCGTGCGGGCCGGGCAGTCGAGCGGGGAATGCTCGCATTGGTGGTCCCGCTGATGATGCTGACCCTGGCGGTGGTTGTCGGCTCCCAGGTGTTTCAGGTCAGCGGAGCCCTGGGCCAACTGCTGACCGTCGTACCGATCTTCATCGCGTTCGTGCTCGTCGTCGCACCACTGGGCGCGTTCGCCGGGCGCCGAGCCCGATTGGATGTGCCGGGACGACGCGCCATCGTTTTCGGTGCGGTCACACGGAACTCGCTCGTGGTGCTGCCGCTCGCTCTCTCCTTGCCGGCATCCTTCGCCCTCACCCCGCTGGTCGTCGTCACCCAGACCCTCGTCGAGCTGCTGGCGATGGTGGTCATGGTGGCACTGGTGCCGCGACTGATCCGCGCACCTGTTGGTTCGTCTGCTGGCGCATAG
- the cmtR gene encoding Cd(II)/Pb(II)-sensing metalloregulatory transcriptional regulator CmtR, producing MLTIASRLDVMNRLGRAMADPTRSRILMTLVDGPSYPAVLSRQLDLTRSNVSNHLACLRDCGIVVAQPEGRQTRYEIADPHLSHALTALLDVTLAVDENAPCVDPACPVPGCCDQVAP from the coding sequence GTGCTGACTATTGCCTCTCGTCTCGATGTGATGAACCGTCTGGGTCGCGCCATGGCCGACCCGACCCGTTCACGGATCCTGATGACGCTGGTGGACGGTCCCAGCTACCCAGCGGTACTGTCCCGGCAGCTGGACCTCACCCGGTCCAACGTGTCGAACCACCTGGCATGCCTACGCGACTGCGGGATCGTGGTCGCCCAGCCGGAGGGCCGGCAGACGCGGTACGAGATCGCCGACCCACATCTCTCCCACGCCCTCACCGCCCTGCTCGATGTGACACTGGCCGTCGACGAGAACGCCCCCTGTGTGGATCCGGCATGCCCGGTTCCCGGCTGTTGCGATCAGGTCGCGCCGTGA
- a CDS encoding cation transporter, whose translation MPGSRLLRSGRAVSASVTETRRATLHRRVRWIVGFTITYNVLEGIVAIWAGAAASSAALIGFGLDSAVEVLSAAAVAWQFTRKDPERWEKPTLRAIGIAFFALAAYITVDAVLALTGVEPVHHSPVGIGIAVLSLVVMPVLAWLEYRTGRELGSRSVQADAKQLMLCVYLSGTVLIGLLLNSLFGWVWADSIAALVIAALAIREGIEAWRGDIESLVDVLDHLEEDRSDAWKEVSDGLL comes from the coding sequence ATGCCCGGTTCCCGGCTGTTGCGATCAGGTCGCGCCGTGAGCGCGTCGGTGACGGAAACGCGCCGGGCGACGCTGCATCGTCGGGTGCGGTGGATCGTCGGTTTCACGATCACCTACAACGTGCTCGAAGGCATCGTCGCCATCTGGGCGGGCGCGGCAGCATCCTCTGCCGCCCTGATCGGGTTCGGACTGGATTCGGCCGTGGAGGTGCTCTCGGCCGCCGCGGTGGCCTGGCAGTTCACTCGGAAAGACCCCGAGCGGTGGGAGAAGCCCACTCTTCGCGCGATCGGCATCGCGTTTTTCGCGTTGGCCGCGTACATCACTGTTGATGCGGTTCTCGCGCTGACCGGCGTCGAGCCGGTCCACCACAGTCCCGTCGGGATCGGCATCGCCGTGCTCAGCCTGGTCGTGATGCCCGTGTTGGCGTGGCTCGAATACCGCACCGGTCGCGAACTCGGCTCCCGCAGTGTGCAGGCGGATGCGAAGCAACTGATGCTGTGCGTCTACCTTTCCGGCACGGTGCTGATCGGGCTGCTGCTCAACAGCCTGTTCGGCTGGGTGTGGGCGGACTCGATCGCCGCCCTCGTGATCGCGGCCCTGGCGATCCGCGAAGGAATCGAAGCATGGCGCGGAGATATCGAGTCGCTAGTCGACGTTCTCGATCACCTCGAGGAGGACCGATCCGACGCGTGGAAGGAGGTGTCTGATGGACTGTTGTGA
- a CDS encoding heavy metal-responsive transcriptional regulator yields the protein MRIGELAERAKTRPSTLRYYEERGLLQPPGRTPAGYRSYGEESVRRLQFIDRARAAGFTLTQTAAILQIRDAGHSPCTHVRDLLDRRLTEVDEQIEQLRLLRANIVELREGADDVRAQICTPDDVCSFL from the coding sequence ATGCGGATTGGGGAGCTCGCGGAGCGGGCGAAGACCAGGCCATCGACGCTGCGCTATTACGAGGAACGTGGCCTGCTCCAGCCACCCGGCCGAACACCAGCGGGCTACCGCAGCTACGGCGAGGAATCGGTGCGGCGGCTCCAGTTCATCGACCGTGCCCGTGCGGCTGGATTCACGCTTACCCAGACCGCGGCGATCCTTCAGATTCGCGATGCCGGTCACTCGCCCTGTACCCACGTCCGTGACCTTCTCGACAGGCGACTAACCGAGGTCGACGAACAGATCGAACAGCTTCGCCTGCTCCGGGCCAACATCGTCGAACTCCGGGAAGGCGCCGACGACGTACGTGCCCAGATCTGTACTCCCGATGACGTCTGCAGCTTCCTCTGA
- the merA gene encoding mercury(II) reductase → MTHLTEFDLAVIGTGGAAMSAAIHARLEGASVVAIEGGTLGGTCVNVGCVPSKTLLAAAHARHDARTNPFRGAATTAGPVDLGALVRQKDDLVDMLRQTKYADIAAAYGFDIIPGTATFTSPTTLLVAGQPVRATSYLIATGAEPQIPTIPGIEHVDYLTSTTAMELTALPTSLVVIGGGFVGLEQAQLFARLGVSVTIVGRLAPHAEPELSSELRKALLADGITVINDRAERISHEGEAVRVVTRTGKEATGQRVLIATGRTPRTDRLNLAAAGVATDEDGFIVVDDEQRTSNPTVFAAGDVTDVPQYVYVAAMTGKIAARNALGHHEHVDYTGLPSVLFTSPQLASAGLTEAEAVAAGHRCACRYLRLSDVPRAIVNHDTRGGIKIVAEADTGRVLGIHALADSAGEMMLAATYAINAGFTVTQLADTWAPYLTMAEGIRLTANLFRNELPTSCCA, encoded by the coding sequence ATGACGCATCTCACCGAGTTCGACCTCGCCGTCATCGGCACCGGTGGTGCGGCGATGTCCGCCGCGATCCACGCCCGGCTCGAAGGCGCAAGCGTCGTCGCGATCGAAGGCGGCACCCTCGGTGGCACCTGCGTGAACGTGGGCTGCGTGCCATCGAAGACGCTCCTGGCCGCCGCCCACGCCCGACACGACGCCCGCACCAACCCGTTCCGCGGCGCGGCCACGACCGCAGGACCCGTCGACCTCGGTGCGCTCGTCCGACAGAAGGACGACCTGGTCGACATGCTCCGACAGACCAAGTACGCCGACATCGCCGCCGCCTACGGGTTCGACATCATCCCCGGCACGGCCACGTTCACCAGCCCCACCACGCTGCTCGTCGCCGGACAGCCGGTGCGCGCCACGTCCTATCTCATCGCCACCGGCGCCGAGCCACAGATCCCCACCATTCCCGGTATCGAGCACGTCGACTACCTCACCTCCACCACCGCGATGGAGCTGACCGCCCTGCCGACATCACTCGTCGTGATCGGCGGCGGCTTTGTCGGACTCGAGCAGGCTCAGCTCTTCGCGCGCCTGGGCGTGAGCGTCACCATCGTCGGCAGGCTCGCCCCGCACGCCGAACCCGAACTTTCCTCCGAACTCCGCAAGGCCCTCCTCGCCGACGGGATCACCGTGATCAACGATCGCGCGGAACGCATCAGCCATGAGGGCGAAGCGGTGCGGGTGGTCACACGCACCGGCAAGGAGGCAACCGGGCAACGGGTTCTGATCGCCACCGGACGCACCCCGCGAACGGACCGGCTGAACCTGGCCGCTGCCGGCGTCGCGACCGACGAGGACGGCTTCATCGTCGTCGACGACGAACAGCGCACCTCCAACCCCACCGTGTTCGCCGCCGGCGACGTCACCGACGTGCCCCAGTACGTCTACGTCGCAGCCATGACCGGCAAGATCGCAGCACGCAACGCCCTCGGCCACCACGAGCACGTCGACTACACCGGTCTGCCCTCGGTGCTGTTCACCTCACCGCAACTCGCCTCCGCCGGCCTCACCGAAGCAGAAGCGGTCGCCGCCGGACACCGATGCGCCTGCCGGTACCTGCGCCTGTCGGACGTACCACGAGCCATCGTGAACCATGACACCAGAGGCGGCATCAAGATCGTCGCCGAAGCGGACACCGGCAGAGTCCTCGGCATCCACGCCCTCGCCGACAGTGCCGGCGAGATGATGCTCGCGGCCACCTACGCGATCAACGCTGGATTCACGGTGACCCAACTCGCCGACACCTGGGCCCCCTACCTCACCATGGCCGAGGGCATCCGACTCACCGCGAACCTCTTCCGCAACGAACTGCCCACCTCCTGCTGCGCCTGA
- a CDS encoding DMT family transporter, with translation MRLTSLRNPGVRAALVAALLFGAGTPIAKLLLADVGPWMLAGLLYLGSGIGLGVYRLIRRPARVHLERRELLPLAGAVFFGGVLGPVLLMFGLVGMPASGASLLLNAEGVATALLAWFVFKENFDRRIALGMAAIVAGAVVLSWPGQADFTGILPTLAILGACLAWGLDNNLTRKVALHDATWLAAVKGLVAGPVNLALAFLLGASLPPLLNIGAAMMTGLFAYGISLVLFIVALRHIGTARAGAYYSIAPFFGAILAIALGDPITIPLIIAGVLMAIGVWLHLTERHEHPHTHEPLEHDHWHTHTDAHHDHEHEMPVAAGTRHRHPHVHAELTHAHEHYPDSHHRHSHRTE, from the coding sequence GTGCGACTGACTTCTCTGCGCAACCCCGGCGTGCGGGCCGCACTCGTGGCCGCACTGCTTTTCGGCGCGGGCACACCGATCGCGAAGCTGCTGCTGGCTGATGTAGGCCCGTGGATGCTCGCCGGGCTCCTCTACCTGGGGTCGGGGATCGGGCTCGGCGTGTACCGTTTGATTCGCCGACCGGCCCGGGTTCATCTCGAGCGACGCGAGCTGCTGCCCCTGGCTGGGGCTGTGTTCTTTGGCGGTGTGCTCGGCCCGGTTCTGCTGATGTTCGGTCTGGTCGGGATGCCGGCGTCCGGGGCATCGCTTCTCCTGAACGCGGAAGGCGTCGCGACGGCGCTGCTGGCGTGGTTCGTGTTCAAGGAGAACTTCGATCGGCGGATCGCACTCGGCATGGCCGCGATCGTCGCGGGTGCCGTCGTGCTCTCCTGGCCCGGCCAGGCGGACTTCACCGGGATCCTCCCCACCCTCGCGATTCTCGGCGCATGCCTGGCCTGGGGGCTCGACAACAACCTGACCCGCAAGGTGGCGCTGCACGACGCGACGTGGCTCGCCGCCGTGAAGGGTCTGGTCGCGGGACCGGTGAATCTCGCCCTCGCGTTCCTCCTGGGCGCTTCCCTCCCTCCGCTGCTCAACATCGGCGCCGCGATGATGACCGGGCTGTTCGCGTACGGCATCAGCCTGGTGCTGTTCATCGTCGCCCTCCGTCACATCGGCACCGCCCGCGCGGGTGCGTACTACTCGATCGCCCCCTTCTTCGGCGCCATCCTGGCGATTGCTCTGGGCGACCCGATCACCATCCCGCTGATCATCGCGGGAGTGCTCATGGCCATCGGGGTGTGGCTGCACCTGACCGAGCGGCACGAGCATCCGCACACGCACGAGCCGCTCGAACACGACCACTGGCACACCCACACCGACGCGCACCACGACCATGAACACGAGATGCCAGTGGCCGCTGGCACCCGCCACCGGCATCCCCACGTTCACGCAGAGTTGACCCATGCGCACGAGCACTACCCCGATAGCCACCACCGGCACTCCCACCGGACCGAATAG
- a CDS encoding Gfo/Idh/MocA family protein, with translation MIDEMPQLRVGVIGTGPITQRFADAVRAVNGIQLSAVYSRDAERGAIAADRLGASGSVTSLAALLESDLVDAVYIATPNAIHADQVRSALEAGKHVLVEKPAVQTAARWRQLVELAEERNVVLIEAMRTAYDPGTLLLRELLPQVGPIRQVLLRHISRSARYDLVLEGHQVNIFDPEMGGGALRDLGVYCVHTMTSLFGMPRRISAASVVVNSGADGAGAALATYDEFVVSLEYSKITTSRAPSQISGEAGTLSIDHIASPRLIEFERHGGGVARHVVSEAQHTLIGEVERFVRLVVDGGDATVEQRATGTSLDVMEAVEWSEKSGRTFDFRDRESSAC, from the coding sequence ATGATCGATGAGATGCCGCAGCTCAGGGTCGGCGTGATCGGAACAGGACCTATCACCCAACGGTTCGCCGACGCTGTGCGCGCAGTGAATGGAATCCAACTGTCGGCCGTGTACTCGAGGGACGCAGAAAGGGGAGCTATCGCGGCGGACCGGTTGGGTGCGTCGGGATCTGTCACGAGCCTCGCCGCGCTCCTCGAGTCAGACCTCGTGGACGCGGTGTACATCGCGACGCCGAACGCGATCCACGCAGACCAAGTGCGAAGCGCGCTCGAAGCCGGTAAACACGTGCTCGTCGAAAAGCCGGCGGTTCAGACCGCGGCACGGTGGCGGCAGCTTGTCGAGCTTGCGGAGGAGCGCAACGTCGTGCTGATCGAGGCGATGCGCACCGCCTACGACCCAGGCACCCTTCTTCTCAGAGAGCTCCTGCCGCAGGTGGGGCCGATTCGTCAGGTCCTTCTCCGGCACATCTCGCGTTCCGCCCGGTACGACCTCGTCCTGGAAGGGCACCAGGTCAACATCTTCGATCCGGAGATGGGCGGCGGCGCCCTGCGTGATCTCGGCGTTTACTGCGTGCACACCATGACAAGCCTGTTCGGAATGCCACGGCGGATCAGCGCAGCATCCGTAGTCGTCAACTCGGGCGCTGACGGAGCGGGAGCTGCACTGGCCACCTACGACGAGTTTGTGGTGTCGCTCGAATACTCGAAGATCACGACCTCGCGGGCGCCGAGTCAGATCAGCGGCGAGGCGGGCACGCTCTCAATTGACCACATCGCAAGTCCGCGGCTGATCGAGTTTGAGCGCCATGGCGGCGGAGTCGCTCGACATGTGGTGTCCGAGGCGCAGCACACCCTGATTGGTGAAGTCGAGAGATTCGTCCGACTCGTCGTGGACGGCGGCGACGCCACGGTCGAACAGCGCGCGACCGGAACCTCGCTTGACGTGATGGAGGCCGTCGAATGGTCAGAAAAATCCGGACGCACATTCGACTTCCGTGATCGGGAGTCGTCAGCGTGCTAG
- a CDS encoding transaldolase family protein: MKLYADSADIDTVIALLEDHIITGVTTNPTILQKDGHRPRNIPDLHRRFTDAGAEEIFFQATGATRAEMQGNAAEIRGLGDRVIVKIPATAIGFRVAAECARAGAPVLLTAVYTIAQAVAAASIGARYIAPYFGRLDDSGLDALDVVGSMHRAIAGSGTNVLVASVRTPTVAANLALAGIGHITAHPSVIEAMLVDPASDAAAVDFEAAARV; this comes from the coding sequence GTGAAGCTGTATGCGGACAGCGCGGATATCGACACCGTGATCGCCCTGCTCGAAGATCACATCATCACCGGCGTCACCACGAACCCCACCATCCTTCAGAAGGACGGGCATCGCCCACGCAACATCCCGGATCTGCATCGACGATTCACGGACGCTGGCGCGGAGGAAATCTTCTTCCAAGCGACGGGCGCAACCCGGGCAGAGATGCAGGGGAACGCGGCGGAGATTCGTGGGCTTGGTGACCGCGTCATCGTGAAGATTCCGGCAACGGCGATCGGGTTCCGTGTTGCCGCAGAATGCGCCCGTGCAGGAGCACCCGTGCTGCTCACCGCGGTCTACACCATCGCCCAGGCTGTGGCAGCGGCGTCCATCGGCGCGCGCTACATCGCCCCCTACTTCGGACGCCTCGATGACTCGGGCCTGGACGCGCTCGACGTGGTGGGCAGCATGCACCGTGCGATAGCCGGATCCGGAACGAACGTGCTCGTGGCAAGCGTGCGCACTCCCACAGTCGCTGCAAATCTTGCTCTCGCAGGGATCGGGCACATCACGGCTCATCCATCCGTCATCGAGGCGATGCTCGTCGACCCGGCAAGCGACGCGGCTGCCGTCGACTTCGAAGCGGCGGCCCGGGTGTAG
- the xylB gene encoding xylulokinase, producing the protein MSIVAGVDSSTQSCTVELRDADTGMLRGTGRAPHPVTFPPVSQQHPDDWWRAFESAFGRAVEDAGVSAREIGAISVAAQCHGLVLLGSNGRPLRRAKLWNDTESAPQAKQMVEELGSGAWADAIGSVPTAAFTITKLAWIAENEPYLLDMVSKILVPHDYLTYRLAGRAVTDRSDASGTGYYAAHQGRWRVDLLDQFVARGLDWASFLPEVLGPNELAGRILPDVAASFGLRSDVIVGPGAGDQHAGALGVGVREGDVVYSLGTSGVVFTESSSPVFDHRGDVDGVADAAGGYLPLACTLNSTKVTDSVARWLGVSLDELAALALEAPDSDDRPVFLAYLDGERTPNRPDATGLLGGLTTATTRAQIARAAFEGVLFGIVSGHDAIRSAGAPADGSVTAVGGGSKSPAYRQFLADILQTPVLTKDLSEATARGACIQAAAVLAVGDVAEVRDAWAPATTTSTPPREDRYGVTRARYRALVDGPGLARQQSESQTRVSEEAL; encoded by the coding sequence ATGAGCATCGTTGCCGGCGTGGACAGCTCCACGCAGTCCTGCACGGTCGAACTCCGCGACGCCGACACCGGCATGCTTCGCGGTACGGGTCGCGCGCCGCATCCTGTCACGTTCCCCCCGGTGAGCCAACAGCACCCGGACGACTGGTGGAGAGCGTTCGAGAGCGCGTTCGGTCGTGCCGTCGAGGATGCCGGTGTGTCGGCACGAGAGATCGGGGCGATCAGCGTCGCGGCGCAGTGCCACGGATTGGTTCTGCTCGGCAGTAACGGACGGCCGTTGCGCCGCGCGAAGCTGTGGAACGACACCGAGTCCGCTCCGCAGGCGAAGCAGATGGTAGAAGAGTTGGGCAGCGGCGCGTGGGCTGATGCCATCGGGTCCGTCCCCACGGCGGCGTTCACGATCACCAAGCTGGCCTGGATCGCCGAAAACGAGCCGTACTTGCTCGACATGGTGAGCAAAATCCTCGTGCCGCACGATTACCTCACGTACCGTCTGGCCGGTCGTGCGGTCACGGACCGATCGGATGCATCGGGTACTGGGTATTACGCCGCACATCAGGGGCGGTGGCGGGTGGATCTGCTCGACCAATTCGTCGCCCGTGGCCTCGACTGGGCCTCCTTCCTCCCTGAGGTCCTCGGACCGAACGAGCTCGCAGGCCGGATCCTCCCCGACGTCGCCGCGTCCTTCGGTCTGCGATCCGACGTCATCGTCGGACCCGGAGCCGGCGATCAGCACGCTGGAGCCCTCGGCGTGGGCGTCCGGGAAGGAGATGTTGTCTACAGCCTCGGCACATCCGGGGTGGTCTTCACCGAATCATCGTCGCCCGTCTTCGATCATCGCGGCGACGTAGATGGAGTCGCCGACGCTGCCGGCGGATACCTGCCGCTCGCCTGCACACTCAACTCGACCAAGGTGACCGACTCCGTCGCAAGATGGCTCGGGGTGTCCCTCGACGAGCTTGCCGCACTCGCGCTCGAGGCGCCGGACAGTGACGATCGGCCGGTGTTCCTCGCGTACCTCGATGGCGAGCGGACCCCGAACCGCCCGGACGCCACCGGTCTACTTGGCGGCCTGACGACCGCGACGACCCGCGCACAGATCGCCCGCGCAGCATTCGAAGGAGTCCTGTTCGGCATCGTCAGCGGGCACGACGCGATCCGGTCAGCGGGCGCACCAGCCGACGGCTCCGTAACCGCCGTCGGCGGGGGATCAAAGTCCCCGGCGTACCGCCAATTCCTCGCCGACATCCTGCAGACCCCGGTGCTCACGAAGGACCTCTCGGAGGCGACCGCCCGCGGCGCCTGCATCCAGGCCGCCGCCGTACTCGCAGTGGGGGACGTCGCCGAAGTGCGCGACGCGTGGGCGCCTGCCACCACCACGTCAACCCCGCCACGCGAGGACCGCTACGGGGTGACGCGCGCGCGATACCGCGCACTTGTCGACGGGCCAGGCCTGGCGCGACAGCAGTCCGAATCCCAAACTCGAGTGTCGGAGGAAGCGCTGTGA